In Patescibacteria group bacterium, one DNA window encodes the following:
- a CDS encoding RNA-binding domain-containing protein, protein MNDQEIIKIFLDTQEWQTFECKRAAIEPAKLLETVVSFANTEGGYIVVGLEDPSKAEGHKRLLGISENLDNISEFLKLIEKEIEPPLNLWGKFELDITNVNRQPDKLFVVSVKKSNDVHSLKRGDTFVRKGRQNVKIGSTEIMRLKYEKGAIKFESEKSDIFTLDDVDENLLKQYKKDTASESLNDWQFLKDNGLSIDQAGKHELTTAGVLLFGKNPSVMLKNKCGIKISHYYGTKPNYTGEPNFVDRPFTLEGSLLHQIEKAVDYFKSVAKSSRPKLSGASFRPTFMIPEWAFQEAITNAVIHRNYFVQNDIQVRFFDDRVEVESPGTYPGHITTENIRSERFARNPLILRTLNRFQVAPNLDIGEGVDRMYKVMKEKNLYEPLYFPPTIKPNSVLLILLNLQKVEYWDTVSKYLDANYRITNKQARETTGVHDVLRMSRILKAWVEKGLLEKIGKAKKDRYYRKPGQEMPKGLFSRGVDNKT, encoded by the coding sequence ATGAATGACCAAGAAATAATAAAGATTTTTCTAGATACCCAGGAGTGGCAGACTTTTGAGTGTAAGCGAGCCGCTATTGAGCCGGCGAAACTTTTAGAGACGGTTGTTTCCTTTGCAAATACGGAAGGTGGTTACATTGTCGTTGGGCTTGAAGATCCGTCAAAAGCAGAAGGCCACAAACGACTACTTGGAATCAGTGAAAACCTGGATAATATTTCAGAGTTTTTGAAGCTCATTGAAAAAGAAATTGAACCACCGCTTAATCTTTGGGGAAAATTTGAACTCGATATAACCAATGTGAATAGGCAGCCGGACAAGTTGTTTGTAGTGAGTGTAAAAAAGAGCAATGATGTGCATTCCCTCAAGCGCGGCGATACTTTCGTAAGGAAAGGCAGGCAGAATGTAAAAATCGGCTCTACGGAAATAATGCGTCTTAAGTATGAGAAGGGCGCTATAAAATTTGAAAGTGAGAAATCAGACATTTTTACGCTCGACGACGTGGATGAAAATTTACTGAAGCAATATAAAAAGGATACCGCAAGTGAAAGCTTGAATGACTGGCAGTTTTTGAAAGATAACGGACTTTCGATTGATCAAGCTGGAAAGCACGAGCTCACCACAGCCGGAGTCTTATTGTTCGGTAAAAATCCATCGGTTATGTTGAAAAATAAATGCGGAATTAAAATTTCTCACTATTATGGGACCAAACCAAATTATACAGGTGAGCCAAATTTTGTAGACCGGCCATTTACTCTTGAAGGATCTCTCTTGCATCAGATAGAAAAAGCTGTTGACTATTTTAAGAGTGTGGCGAAAAGTTCTCGACCAAAACTAAGCGGCGCCTCATTTAGACCAACTTTTATGATTCCCGAGTGGGCATTTCAAGAAGCTATTACGAACGCAGTTATTCATAGAAATTATTTTGTCCAGAACGATATACAGGTTAGATTCTTTGACGATCGTGTTGAGGTGGAAAGTCCGGGGACTTATCCGGGACACATCACTACTGAAAATATACGGTCAGAAAGATTCGCCAGAAACCCTTTAATATTAAGAACATTGAATCGTTTTCAAGTTGCTCCAAACCTGGATATTGGAGAAGGCGTTGATCGTATGTATAAAGTGATGAAAGAGAAAAATCTATACGAACCGTTATACTTTCCGCCGACAATAAAACCGAACTCGGTGTTGCTTATACTTCTTAATCTGCAAAAAGTTGAATATTGGGATACCGTCAGTAAATATTTAGATGCAAACTATCGCATTACGAATAAACAGGCCCGTGAAACAACCGGCGTACACGATGTCTTAAGAATGTCTAGGATTTTGAAGGCCTGGGTTGAAAAAGGACTGCTAGAAAAAATTGGTAAGGCAAAAAAGGATCGTTACTATAGAAAGCCTGGGCAAGAGATGCCCAAGGGTTTATTTTCAAGGGGGGTTGATAATAAAACATGA
- a CDS encoding site-specific DNA-methyltransferase: MKIADNEKRDIIKYLEADKPLPDKYRFLLFADKQEVELVWNGKTSEVTNVVLPFQVIEQVDEPRSEKEVKLQQALFDVDTRGRQLKGWTNKLIWGDNKLILSSLKNGPLRQEIQEQGGIKLIYIDPPFDVGADFSMNIEVGEEEFTKKPGVLEELAYRDTWGKGADSFIAMIYERLSLMHGLLAEDGSIYVHCDWRVSPYIKILLDEIFNENNFQNEIVIHYTAVGLKALSKKFHQNTETVFYYAKNKGEHIWNIVYEKIKNEEGFRTASKHVWDPVTGKAQRLRDENGKIVYFEVTENKADNFIELPALRGDKKVGYPTQKHEDLLERIVKASSNEGDLVADFFAGSGTTLAVAEKLGRKWIGSDLGKFSIHTTRKRMIGVQRELAKAGKDFRAFEILNLGKYERQMFVGINPNLREDEKQKQIAQKEKDFIALIISAYKAESFDGFKTFHGKKNSRLVAIGPINMPVSRLFVDAVITEAVEKQITKVDVLAFEFEMGLFPNIQEEAKGKGVDLALKYIPRDVFDKRAIEKNQVVFHDVSYIEVKPIVKKGMVAVELTDFSVFYNQDSIKEVEENLKAGGKKLVVENGQIIKISKDKDGIVERETLTKKWTDWIDYWAVDFNFESKKEVVRVPKKEATQIKLDGSTNPTQVNLLEYEEVWTGDYVFENEWQDFRTKKKRELELTSISRELGKGKHKLAIKVVDIFGNDTMKIIEVNI; this comes from the coding sequence ATGAAAATAGCAGATAACGAAAAACGGGATATTATCAAATACTTGGAAGCCGATAAGCCGTTGCCGGATAAATATCGTTTTTTGCTTTTTGCGGATAAGCAGGAGGTGGAGCTTGTCTGGAATGGAAAAACGAGTGAGGTTACGAATGTCGTTTTGCCATTTCAAGTTATTGAGCAGGTTGATGAGCCGAGAAGCGAAAAAGAGGTCAAGCTCCAGCAGGCCCTGTTTGACGTGGACACTCGCGGCCGCCAGCTCAAAGGATGGACGAATAAGCTCATTTGGGGCGACAACAAATTAATCCTTTCCAGTTTGAAAAATGGTCCGCTTCGGCAAGAAATCCAAGAACAAGGTGGAATTAAATTGATTTACATTGATCCGCCGTTTGATGTTGGTGCGGATTTTTCAATGAACATTGAAGTCGGGGAAGAAGAATTTACTAAAAAGCCCGGCGTGCTGGAAGAATTAGCGTATCGTGACACATGGGGCAAGGGCGCGGATAGTTTTATCGCGATGATATATGAGAGATTGTCGCTTATGCACGGTTTACTTGCTGAAGATGGAAGTATTTATGTGCATTGCGATTGGAGAGTAAGCCCGTATATTAAAATATTACTGGATGAGATATTCAATGAAAATAATTTTCAAAATGAAATTGTCATACATTACACAGCAGTAGGTTTAAAAGCTTTGTCGAAAAAATTTCATCAAAATACCGAGACGGTATTTTATTACGCAAAAAACAAGGGTGAGCATATCTGGAATATTGTTTACGAAAAAATTAAAAATGAAGAAGGATTTAGAACCGCAAGCAAGCATGTCTGGGATCCAGTTACGGGGAAAGCCCAAAGACTAAGAGACGAAAATGGCAAAATTGTTTATTTTGAAGTTACGGAAAACAAGGCCGATAATTTTATCGAATTGCCAGCGTTAAGAGGGGACAAAAAAGTTGGTTATCCTACTCAAAAACATGAAGATTTATTAGAGAGAATTGTTAAAGCATCGTCTAACGAAGGCGATCTCGTTGCGGATTTTTTTGCTGGTTCGGGTACTACGCTCGCTGTTGCGGAAAAGCTCGGGCGTAAGTGGATTGGTTCTGATTTAGGCAAATTCTCAATTCATACAACTCGCAAGCGAATGATTGGTGTTCAGCGTGAACTGGCAAAAGCGGGAAAAGATTTTCGCGCCTTTGAAATTTTAAATCTCGGAAAATACGAACGCCAGATGTTTGTTGGTATCAATCCGAACCTGCGCGAAGATGAGAAACAAAAGCAAATCGCTCAAAAAGAAAAAGATTTTATTGCACTTATTATTTCGGCATACAAAGCCGAAAGTTTTGACGGCTTTAAAACATTTCATGGTAAGAAAAATTCTCGCCTCGTTGCCATTGGGCCAATCAATATGCCGGTCTCGCGGCTGTTCGTTGACGCGGTGATAACAGAAGCAGTTGAAAAGCAAATCACCAAAGTTGATGTTTTGGCGTTTGAGTTTGAAATGGGATTATTTCCCAACATTCAGGAAGAAGCCAAAGGCAAAGGCGTTGATCTCGCGCTCAAATACATTCCCCGCGATGTGTTTGACAAGCGCGCGATTGAGAAGAATCAAGTAGTATTCCATGATGTGAGCTATATTGAAGTAAAACCTATTGTTAAAAAAGGAATGGTAGCGGTTGAGCTGACTGATTTTTCAGTATTTTATAATCAGGATTCAATCAAAGAAGTTGAGGAAAATCTTAAAGCCGGGGGTAAAAAGCTGGTGGTGGAAAACGGCCAAATCATCAAAATATCCAAAGACAAAGATGGTATTGTGGAGCGAGAGACGCTCACGAAAAAATGGACGGACTGGATTGATTATTGGGCGGTTGATTTTAATTTTGAGAGCAAAAAAGAAGTTGTTCGCGTACCCAAAAAAGAAGCCACGCAGATAAAACTGGACGGCTCAACGAATCCAACGCAGGTGAACCTCTTGGAATATGAAGAAGTATGGACTGGCGATTATGTGTTTGAAAACGAGTGGCAGGATTTCCGTACGAAGAAGAAGCGCGAGCTTGAACTTACATCTATTTCCCGCGAGCTTGGAAAGGGCAAGCACAAGCTTGCAATCAAGGTCGTGGATATTTTCGGCAATGATACGATGAAGATAATTGAGGTGAATATATGA